The following proteins are co-located in the Festucalex cinctus isolate MCC-2025b chromosome 15, RoL_Fcin_1.0, whole genome shotgun sequence genome:
- the kcnn2 gene encoding small conductance calcium-activated potassium channel protein 2 isoform X1, translating to MGSPLQLRNHFYQEQQSDPSQCHRHPCGQPPRSTCTCTGYSTCHARESRVLRGTSPTCTAVTLRTSSETSSRRGVRAPTPSSHATSSRHPPPHLHPPLPRRRQQQQHPQHPGASHAFASRHETAMSSCRYNGGVMRPLSHLSSSRRNVHEFDSESQPLQPLSAADASDTLAVSKPENHSATHMPYASGDGGAGCGKSGKKKNQNIGEKLGHRRALFEKRKRLSDYALIFGMFGIVVMVIETELSWGTYGKSLYSLALKCLISLSTIILLGLIIIYHAREIQLFMVDNAADDWRIAMTYERIFFICLEILVCAIHPVPGNYTFTWNARLAYSYTPSQTDADVDIILSIPMFLRLYLIARVMLLHSKLFTDASSRSIGALNKINFNTRFVMKTLMTICPGTVLLVFTISLWIIAAWTVRACERYHDSQDTNSNFLGAMWLISITFLTIGYGDMVPNTYCGKGVCLLTGIMGAGCTALVVAVVAKKLELTKAEKHVHNFMMDTQLTKRVKNTAANVLRETWLIYKNTKLVRKMDHARVRKHQRKFLQAIHQLRTSCTTWCRT from the exons ATGGGAAGCCCGTTGCAGCTGCGGAACCATTTCTACCAGGAGCAGCAGTCGGATCCGAGTCAGTGCCACCGGCACCCCTGCGGACAGCCGCCGCGTTCCACCTGCACCTGCACCGGCTACAGCACCTGCCATGCCCGGGAAAGCCGCGTCCTCCGCGGGACGTCGCCGACGTGCACCGCGGTAACTTTGAGGACATCTTCGGAGACGTCTTCCAGGCGAGGCGTCCGCGCCCCGACTCCCTCTAGTCATGCTACTTCCTCCAGGCATCCccctcctcatcttcatcctcctcttcctcgtcgtcgtcagcagcagcagcatccgCAGCATCCCGGGGCCAGCCACGCTTTCGCCTCCCGCCATGAGACAGCCATGAGCAGCTGCAGATACAACGGCGGCGTCATGCGGCCGCTCAGCCACTTGAGCTCGTCCCGCAGGAACGTGCACGAGTTCGATTCCGAGTCGCAGCCCCTGCAGCCCCTCTCGGCCGCGGACGCGTCGGACACCTTGGCGGTCTCCAAGCCGGAGAACCACTCGGCCACGCACATGCCGTACGCGTCCGGGGACGGAGGCGCGGGCTGCGGGAAATCGGGCAAGAAGAAGAACCAGAACATTGGGGAGAAACTCGGCCACAGGAGGGCCTTGTTCGAGAAGAGGAAGCGGCTCAGCGACTATGCTTTAATCTTTGGGATGTTTGGGATCGTTGTTATGGTTATAGAGACTGAACTCTCCTGGGGAACCTATGGAAAG TCCCTGTATTCATTAGCGCTAAAATGCCTGATAAGCCTTTCTACAATCATTCTCCTGGGACTGATTATCATCTACCATGCAAGAGAGATCCAG TTATTCATGGTGGACAACGCGGCCGACGACTGGAGGATAGCCATGACCTACGAGCGCATCTTCTTCATCTGCCTTGAAATCCTGGTGTGCGCCATCCACCCCGTCCCGGGAAACTACACCTTCACCTGGAACGCCCGCCTGGCCTACTCCTACACGCCATCCCAGACGGACGCCGACGTGGACATCATCCTGTCCATCCCCATGTTCCTGCGGCTGTACCTCATCGCCCGCGTCATGCTGCTGCACAGCAAGCTGTTCACCGACGCCTCGTCCCGCAGCATCGGGGCGCTCAACAAGATCAACTTCAACACGAGGTTCGTCATGAAGACCCTCATGACCATCTGTCCCGGGACGGTGCTGCTGGTCTTCACCATCTCGCTGTGGATCATCGCGGCGTGGACAGTCAGAGCTTGCGagag GTACCACGACAGCCAAGACACCAACAGCAACTTTCTCGGGGCCATGTGGTTGATTTCCATCACCTTTCTTACAATCGGCTATGGAGACATGGTCCCAAATACGTACTGTGGGAAAGGAGTCTGCCTCCTGACGGGCATTATG GGTGCCGGCTGCACCGCCTTGGTGGTAGCTGTGGTGGCGAAGAAGCTGGAATTAACCAAAGCTGAAAAGCACGTTCACAATTTTATGATGGACACCCAGCTCACCAAAAGA GTGAAAAACACAGCTGCGAACGTTCTCAGGGAGACGTGGCTCATCTACAAGAACACCAAACTGGTGAGGAAGATGGACCACGCCAGAGTCAGGAAGCACCAGAGGAAATTTCTCCAAGCCATTCATCA ACTCAGAACATCATGTACGACATGGTGTCGGACTTGA
- the kcnn2 gene encoding small conductance calcium-activated potassium channel protein 2 isoform X3 — MGSPLQLRNHFYQEQQSDPSQCHRHPCGQPPRSTCTCTGYSTCHARESRVLRGTSPTCTAVTLRTSSETSSRRGVRAPTPSSHATSSRHPPPHLHPPLPRRRQQQQHPQHPGASHAFASRHETAMSSCRYNGGVMRPLSHLSSSRRNVHEFDSESQPLQPLSAADASDTLAVSKPENHSATHMPYASGDGGAGCGKSGKKKNQNIGEKLGHRRALFEKRKRLSDYALIFGMFGIVVMVIETELSWGTYGKESLYSLALKCLISLSTIILLGLIIIYHAREIQLFMVDNAADDWRIAMTYERIFFICLEILVCAIHPVPGNYTFTWNARLAYSYTPSQTDADVDIILSIPMFLRLYLIARVMLLHSKLFTDASSRSIGALNKINFNTRFVMKTLMTICPGTVLLVFTISLWIIAAWTVRACERYHDSQDTNSNFLGAMWLISITFLTIGYGDMVPNTYCGKGVCLLTGIMGAGCTALVVAVVAKKLELTKAEKHVHNFMMDTQLTKRVKNTAANVLRETWLIYKNTKLVRKMDHARVRKHQRKFLQAIHQARKSFIYWPLDGLVFRLRSVKMEQRKLNDQANSLVDLAKTQNIMYDMVSDLNERGEDMEKRIALLETKLETLLSNLQALPALISQVISQQHRDFVEVRLQPYDKHSPERSQSASRRRSSTTAPPTSSESS; from the exons ATGGGAAGCCCGTTGCAGCTGCGGAACCATTTCTACCAGGAGCAGCAGTCGGATCCGAGTCAGTGCCACCGGCACCCCTGCGGACAGCCGCCGCGTTCCACCTGCACCTGCACCGGCTACAGCACCTGCCATGCCCGGGAAAGCCGCGTCCTCCGCGGGACGTCGCCGACGTGCACCGCGGTAACTTTGAGGACATCTTCGGAGACGTCTTCCAGGCGAGGCGTCCGCGCCCCGACTCCCTCTAGTCATGCTACTTCCTCCAGGCATCCccctcctcatcttcatcctcctcttcctcgtcgtcgtcagcagcagcagcatccgCAGCATCCCGGGGCCAGCCACGCTTTCGCCTCCCGCCATGAGACAGCCATGAGCAGCTGCAGATACAACGGCGGCGTCATGCGGCCGCTCAGCCACTTGAGCTCGTCCCGCAGGAACGTGCACGAGTTCGATTCCGAGTCGCAGCCCCTGCAGCCCCTCTCGGCCGCGGACGCGTCGGACACCTTGGCGGTCTCCAAGCCGGAGAACCACTCGGCCACGCACATGCCGTACGCGTCCGGGGACGGAGGCGCGGGCTGCGGGAAATCGGGCAAGAAGAAGAACCAGAACATTGGGGAGAAACTCGGCCACAGGAGGGCCTTGTTCGAGAAGAGGAAGCGGCTCAGCGACTATGCTTTAATCTTTGGGATGTTTGGGATCGTTGTTATGGTTATAGAGACTGAACTCTCCTGGGGAACCTATGGAAAG GAGTCCCTGTATTCATTAGCGCTAAAATGCCTGATAAGCCTTTCTACAATCATTCTCCTGGGACTGATTATCATCTACCATGCAAGAGAGATCCAG TTATTCATGGTGGACAACGCGGCCGACGACTGGAGGATAGCCATGACCTACGAGCGCATCTTCTTCATCTGCCTTGAAATCCTGGTGTGCGCCATCCACCCCGTCCCGGGAAACTACACCTTCACCTGGAACGCCCGCCTGGCCTACTCCTACACGCCATCCCAGACGGACGCCGACGTGGACATCATCCTGTCCATCCCCATGTTCCTGCGGCTGTACCTCATCGCCCGCGTCATGCTGCTGCACAGCAAGCTGTTCACCGACGCCTCGTCCCGCAGCATCGGGGCGCTCAACAAGATCAACTTCAACACGAGGTTCGTCATGAAGACCCTCATGACCATCTGTCCCGGGACGGTGCTGCTGGTCTTCACCATCTCGCTGTGGATCATCGCGGCGTGGACAGTCAGAGCTTGCGagag GTACCACGACAGCCAAGACACCAACAGCAACTTTCTCGGGGCCATGTGGTTGATTTCCATCACCTTTCTTACAATCGGCTATGGAGACATGGTCCCAAATACGTACTGTGGGAAAGGAGTCTGCCTCCTGACGGGCATTATG GGTGCCGGCTGCACCGCCTTGGTGGTAGCTGTGGTGGCGAAGAAGCTGGAATTAACCAAAGCTGAAAAGCACGTTCACAATTTTATGATGGACACCCAGCTCACCAAAAGA GTGAAAAACACAGCTGCGAACGTTCTCAGGGAGACGTGGCTCATCTACAAGAACACCAAACTGGTGAGGAAGATGGACCACGCCAGAGTCAGGAAGCACCAGAGGAAATTTCTCCAAGCCATTCATCA GGCaagaaaat CGTTCATTTACTGGCCTCTGGATGGTCTTGTGTTCAGATTgagaagtgttaaaatggagcaaCGCAAGCTGAATGACCAAGCAAACTCTCTAGTGGACCTTGCCAAG ACTCAGAACATCATGTACGACATGGTGTCGGACTTGAACGAGCGGGGCGAGGACATGGAGAAGCGGATCGCGTTGCTGGAGACCAAACTTGAGACTCTGCTGAGCAACCTGCAGGCTCTGCCCGCGCTCATCAGCCAGGTGATCAGCCAGCAGCACAGGGACTTCGTGGAGGTGCGGCTGCAGCCTTACGACAAACACAGCCCCGAACGCTCGCAGTCGGCGTCGCGGCGGCGGTCGTCGACCACGGCGCCGCCCACCTCCTCCGAGAGCAGCTAG
- the kcnn2 gene encoding small conductance calcium-activated potassium channel protein 2 isoform X2: protein MGSPLQLRNHFYQEQQSDPSQCHRHPCGQPPRSTCTCTGYSTCHARESRVLRGTSPTCTAVTLRTSSETSSRRGVRAPTPSSHATSSRHPPPHLHPPLPRRRQQQQHPQHPGASHAFASRHETAMSSCRYNGGVMRPLSHLSSSRRNVHEFDSESQPLQPLSAADASDTLAVSKPENHSATHMPYASGDGGAGCGKSGKKKNQNIGEKLGHRRALFEKRKRLSDYALIFGMFGIVVMVIETELSWGTYGKESLYSLALKCLISLSTIILLGLIIIYHAREIQLFMVDNAADDWRIAMTYERIFFICLEILVCAIHPVPGNYTFTWNARLAYSYTPSQTDADVDIILSIPMFLRLYLIARVMLLHSKLFTDASSRSIGALNKINFNTRFVMKTLMTICPGTVLLVFTISLWIIAAWTVRACERYHDSQDTNSNFLGAMWLISITFLTIGYGDMVPNTYCGKGVCLLTGIMGAGCTALVVAVVAKKLELTKAEKHVHNFMMDTQLTKRVKNTAANVLRETWLIYKNTKLVRKMDHARVRKHQRKFLQAIHQLRSVKMEQRKLNDQANSLVDLAKTQNIMYDMVSDLNERGEDMEKRIALLETKLETLLSNLQALPALISQVISQQHRDFVEVRLQPYDKHSPERSQSASRRRSSTTAPPTSSESS from the exons ATGGGAAGCCCGTTGCAGCTGCGGAACCATTTCTACCAGGAGCAGCAGTCGGATCCGAGTCAGTGCCACCGGCACCCCTGCGGACAGCCGCCGCGTTCCACCTGCACCTGCACCGGCTACAGCACCTGCCATGCCCGGGAAAGCCGCGTCCTCCGCGGGACGTCGCCGACGTGCACCGCGGTAACTTTGAGGACATCTTCGGAGACGTCTTCCAGGCGAGGCGTCCGCGCCCCGACTCCCTCTAGTCATGCTACTTCCTCCAGGCATCCccctcctcatcttcatcctcctcttcctcgtcgtcgtcagcagcagcagcatccgCAGCATCCCGGGGCCAGCCACGCTTTCGCCTCCCGCCATGAGACAGCCATGAGCAGCTGCAGATACAACGGCGGCGTCATGCGGCCGCTCAGCCACTTGAGCTCGTCCCGCAGGAACGTGCACGAGTTCGATTCCGAGTCGCAGCCCCTGCAGCCCCTCTCGGCCGCGGACGCGTCGGACACCTTGGCGGTCTCCAAGCCGGAGAACCACTCGGCCACGCACATGCCGTACGCGTCCGGGGACGGAGGCGCGGGCTGCGGGAAATCGGGCAAGAAGAAGAACCAGAACATTGGGGAGAAACTCGGCCACAGGAGGGCCTTGTTCGAGAAGAGGAAGCGGCTCAGCGACTATGCTTTAATCTTTGGGATGTTTGGGATCGTTGTTATGGTTATAGAGACTGAACTCTCCTGGGGAACCTATGGAAAG GAGTCCCTGTATTCATTAGCGCTAAAATGCCTGATAAGCCTTTCTACAATCATTCTCCTGGGACTGATTATCATCTACCATGCAAGAGAGATCCAG TTATTCATGGTGGACAACGCGGCCGACGACTGGAGGATAGCCATGACCTACGAGCGCATCTTCTTCATCTGCCTTGAAATCCTGGTGTGCGCCATCCACCCCGTCCCGGGAAACTACACCTTCACCTGGAACGCCCGCCTGGCCTACTCCTACACGCCATCCCAGACGGACGCCGACGTGGACATCATCCTGTCCATCCCCATGTTCCTGCGGCTGTACCTCATCGCCCGCGTCATGCTGCTGCACAGCAAGCTGTTCACCGACGCCTCGTCCCGCAGCATCGGGGCGCTCAACAAGATCAACTTCAACACGAGGTTCGTCATGAAGACCCTCATGACCATCTGTCCCGGGACGGTGCTGCTGGTCTTCACCATCTCGCTGTGGATCATCGCGGCGTGGACAGTCAGAGCTTGCGagag GTACCACGACAGCCAAGACACCAACAGCAACTTTCTCGGGGCCATGTGGTTGATTTCCATCACCTTTCTTACAATCGGCTATGGAGACATGGTCCCAAATACGTACTGTGGGAAAGGAGTCTGCCTCCTGACGGGCATTATG GGTGCCGGCTGCACCGCCTTGGTGGTAGCTGTGGTGGCGAAGAAGCTGGAATTAACCAAAGCTGAAAAGCACGTTCACAATTTTATGATGGACACCCAGCTCACCAAAAGA GTGAAAAACACAGCTGCGAACGTTCTCAGGGAGACGTGGCTCATCTACAAGAACACCAAACTGGTGAGGAAGATGGACCACGCCAGAGTCAGGAAGCACCAGAGGAAATTTCTCCAAGCCATTCATCA ATTgagaagtgttaaaatggagcaaCGCAAGCTGAATGACCAAGCAAACTCTCTAGTGGACCTTGCCAAG ACTCAGAACATCATGTACGACATGGTGTCGGACTTGAACGAGCGGGGCGAGGACATGGAGAAGCGGATCGCGTTGCTGGAGACCAAACTTGAGACTCTGCTGAGCAACCTGCAGGCTCTGCCCGCGCTCATCAGCCAGGTGATCAGCCAGCAGCACAGGGACTTCGTGGAGGTGCGGCTGCAGCCTTACGACAAACACAGCCCCGAACGCTCGCAGTCGGCGTCGCGGCGGCGGTCGTCGACCACGGCGCCGCCCACCTCCTCCGAGAGCAGCTAG